The Tenuifilum sp. 4138str genome contains the following window.
TAAGATAATTGTGCTTGACCAAGGGGGTAGGCCAATATTCCAGGGTAATCCTATGGATGCCGTGGTTTACTTCAAGCGTATGGCCAATTTTCTTAAGCCCGAGGAGAGCGAATGTATTACTTGTGGAAATGTTAATACCGATATCATACTTAGGATTGTTGAGGCAAGGGTTGTAAACGAGTATGGTCGCTTAACCCGAAAGCGAAAACGTTCAGCTAAGGAATGGTATGAACTTTACCTACAAAATATCCAAAGTAAGATTGTTGTTGATGAACCAACCTGCTCTTCGCCAATACCGCCCAATAATTTTAAAATCCCATCGAAAGTGCAACAGATGTGGATATACTTCAGGCGAAATTTTCGAAGTAAACTCGCCAATAGCCAGTTCATGAACATTAGCATTCTGGCTTCGCCAGTATTAGCGGTTATTATCAGTTTCTTCTCCAAGTATATTCACGGAACCCTTACTAACCCAAATGCTTACATTTATAGCGAAAACGATAATATTCCTGCATTCATTTTCATGAGCGTGGTGGCCATGATTTTTTTAGGTCTGACCATAAGTGCTGAGGAGATAATTAACGATCGAAAGGTCCTTTTCCGTGAAAAGTTTCTTAATCTTAGCTATTTCAGCTACATTAATTCGAAACTGGTTGTTCTTTCATTCTTTTCAGCCTTTCAGTCGCTACTATTTGTTTTAATATCTACCTATGTGCTTGAGATTCAGGGAATGTTCTGGTCGTACTGGGTCATTCTTTTTTCCACTTCTTTTTGCGCAAGTATGATAGGTCTTAACCTTTCAGCCGCTTTAAACTCGGTTGTAGCAATTTATGTAATGATTCCCTTAATCATTGTTCCACAGCTGATGTTCAGCGGGGTGGTAATCAGCTATAACAAGCTACACAAGAGTCTTACCCATCCGGAGTATGTTCCTATTATTGGGGATTTAACACTAAGCCGTTGGCCTTACGAGGCTCTGTGTGTTCAGCAGTTTAGTAACAATGAGTATAATAAACATTTCTTTTTTATCAATAAAGATATCAGCAATAACAACTACAATGCCACGTTGCTGATTCCTAAGCTGGTGTTATTGCTGCAAGAAGCACAAACCGATTTGGCTGTTGGCAAGCAAACGCCTCGAACCAGGCAGAGGTTAAGCATTGTGCAGAATGAACTCGAAAGGTTAAAGCACAATTTCCCAATTATTAATTTTACTTACCCTGACACAGGACTCCTGGGTATTAGTAGAGTTACGCCTAGCTATATCGACATAACACTTGCTAAGCTCGATACCCTAAAATCTCACTTTAACACAAAGTATAGAGTTGGGGTTGAGCGGCGCGATGCGCTGGTAAAATCGCTTGAAAAGGAATTGGTTGGCAAAACCACGCTTTTTGAGCTAAGCCGAATGCATCACAATAATGCTTTGGAGGCTTTGGTAACTAATAGAAACGATTTTACCAAGATTATTGAAGTAGATAACAAGCTTGTTCGCCGCTACGAACCCATATACTCATACCCAACTGCCCGAAATGGAAGAGCACATTTTTATTCCTACTATAAAATTCTAGGCACTCTCCTAATCCCTACATTCTGGTTTAATCTGGTGGTCATCTGGCTAATGTCAGTAGTATTCTACCTAACATTGCTAAGCGACATGTTCCGCGTGGTTAACCGTTTTGTTGAGCGCTTCCGTTTCCGTAAGCTTACGGCTCGTATTGCAAGGTATTTGCCAACCTAACATTGTTTTTCGCAATGCTGGTATTTAATTGAGTTTTGAGCTGTATCTTGAAGTTGCTTAAAACTTAGAAGGTGCATATTTTATCTGTAAATCTTCATGGTTGTCCCTCAAAATCCTCTTCTTTCATGGTGTACGAAGCCCGAATAATTGCGTAGGCGCTAAAATATCCAAACGCTCCATTATTTAGGTTAGTAATCGGATTGGCTGGAGGAGGGCTAAATAATGGGAATTGTGGACTTGAGGCCTTCAGGGCTTCGTTTAGGTACTGGTAGTAATCCTGGGTTATGGCGCAAAGCTCTAGGGTTACTTTATCGCCTACCTTGAGAGTATCTTTCTCAGAAATAAAGTAGAAGGTAGCACCCTCAGTGTTATTGCCGTTAAAGAACTTATCATCAACAAGAATCAGATTACTGAGGCTGTCGCTGTATAGTATGTCGTTTATTTTTACCCGGAACATGTAATAGTTTCTCATGTTTTGGGGCTCTTTAGCATAACCATTAACTATCCATCCATCCCAGTTCCTGTTGTAGCTTACGTTTATTGAATCCAGGTAATTGGTTTGATAACCCTCGAGTAGTGTTGGCATTTGTGTTTGAGCCTGAAACGAAATAACACCCCCAATATTCACATCTTCAATATGAAGTGTGTATGTTGTTCCCGATTTGCCAAAAACATCCGGAGTTGTGTAGTAGTAGCCGGGGTTATTGGCATCCTCGGTGAGGTCGTAGCGGGTATTGCCTTCCATGATGTAAACCGAGGCATTGGAAACGGGTGGGGGTGGAGTAGGACTATAGAATGGTACCGATTTAATTAGCCTTACGTAGTGGCTCATAGTATCGGTGGTTATGCTGCCGTAAAC
Protein-coding sequences here:
- a CDS encoding DUF4249 domain-containing protein, with the protein product MRKILTIIGILTLALAACTERIDIELDSSDSRLIVYGSITTDTMSHYVRLIKSVPFYSPTPPPPVSNASVYIMEGNTRYDLTEDANNPGYYYTTPDVFGKSGTTYTLHIEDVNIGGVISFQAQTQMPTLLEGYQTNYLDSINVSYNRNWDGWIVNGYAKEPQNMRNYYMFRVKINDILYSDSLSNLILVDDKFFNGNNTEGATFYFISEKDTLKVGDKVTLELCAITQDYYQYLNEALKASSPQFPLFSPPPANPITNLNNGAFGYFSAYAIIRASYTMKEEDFEGQP
- a CDS encoding ATP-binding cassette domain-containing protein translates to MSESLLDALIKLFAILVNIESKADSGFALDVLEDYLHHDFSDEQAKVFIDRFTNFGVSYRKELEDVSLDRFTESPMVHVIIDSINHEFEQHQKVWLVLQLLEFLADSKLTTSDRLEFARRVANQFNISDFEFSNGRDFILSESPGQIPWNQQVLLISSERDNPIPEIKHLVNDRLQGQLYVLRIASTNTLLVKYFGELELFMNSRMLKPGRTYLFGPGAVIRGTRMSPVYYSKVVSVFIQTPGKPFVSIVAKDIEYKHKGSRNGVYPFSFSAYSGQLVGIMGGSGVGKSTLINLLNGNLKPVSGKVYINGYDVHNSKTELEGVIGYVPQDDLLVEELTVFQNLYYNALFCFSHLSKKEVVELVDRTLVDFDLVEARDLKVGNPLNKYISGGQRKRLNIAMELMREPSILFVDEPTSGLSSLDAERIMLILRKQTFKGKLVITNIHQPSSDVFKIFDKIIVLDQGGRPIFQGNPMDAVVYFKRMANFLKPEESECITCGNVNTDIILRIVEARVVNEYGRLTRKRKRSAKEWYELYLQNIQSKIVVDEPTCSSPIPPNNFKIPSKVQQMWIYFRRNFRSKLANSQFMNISILASPVLAVIISFFSKYIHGTLTNPNAYIYSENDNIPAFIFMSVVAMIFLGLTISAEEIINDRKVLFREKFLNLSYFSYINSKLVVLSFFSAFQSLLFVLISTYVLEIQGMFWSYWVILFSTSFCASMIGLNLSAALNSVVAIYVMIPLIIVPQLMFSGVVISYNKLHKSLTHPEYVPIIGDLTLSRWPYEALCVQQFSNNEYNKHFFFINKDISNNNYNATLLIPKLVLLLQEAQTDLAVGKQTPRTRQRLSIVQNELERLKHNFPIINFTYPDTGLLGISRVTPSYIDITLAKLDTLKSHFNTKYRVGVERRDALVKSLEKELVGKTTLFELSRMHHNNALEALVTNRNDFTKIIEVDNKLVRRYEPIYSYPTARNGRAHFYSYYKILGTLLIPTFWFNLVVIWLMSVVFYLTLLSDMFRVVNRFVERFRFRKLTARIARYLPT